A window of the Paenibacillus woosongensis genome harbors these coding sequences:
- a CDS encoding glycoside hydrolase family 32 protein: MNVSGENQAHKESIRLAEKAVAAQAEAAARDDYRLQYHVLPQAGWMNDPNGLIQYKGEYHLFYQHHPYSDKWGPMHWGHAVSKDLVHWKHLPIALAPTEPYELGQEGGYGCWSGSAVEIDGRLTLIYTGHVDGREPMEVQCAASSVDGVVFDKHSGNPLIPGSPDTGNLGFRDPKVWRHEGLWYMVLGSGKEGKGKALLYQSEDLERWEYMGTAAESDGTQGDMWECPDLFPLGDKHVLVLSPMNMQDAKNLYMIGEMDYASGKFIPEAQAKLDHGPDFYAAQTLLDDKGRRIMIAWMDHWGSEMAREDRGWYGAMTLPRELVLLPEGKLVSRPVPELELLREDGIIASGVTLSNGNDVEWSVRDGQGFEWIAEFALDGTQAERLEITLLAVEGSGESTVIRYLLRENKLILDCSASGHGDASISEVSVSTETSDTNGATLKLQVFVDRSSIEVFVNDGRYVLTGRVYPSALTGGITMKAKGGNITLQSLNMWNLKSIWS, from the coding sequence ATGAATGTTTCGGGTGAGAACCAAGCACATAAAGAGAGCATCCGGCTGGCGGAGAAAGCGGTGGCGGCACAGGCAGAGGCTGCGGCTCGGGATGACTACCGGCTGCAGTACCATGTGCTTCCGCAGGCTGGCTGGATGAACGACCCTAATGGGCTGATCCAATATAAAGGGGAATATCATCTGTTTTATCAGCATCACCCCTATAGTGACAAATGGGGGCCGATGCACTGGGGCCATGCTGTAAGCAAGGATTTGGTGCATTGGAAACACCTTCCTATTGCTTTAGCACCTACGGAGCCTTATGAGCTTGGGCAGGAGGGCGGTTACGGGTGCTGGTCCGGCAGTGCTGTGGAGATTGATGGCAGGCTAACCCTAATCTACACCGGGCATGTGGACGGCCGGGAGCCGATGGAAGTGCAGTGCGCAGCGAGCAGCGTGGACGGGGTAGTTTTTGACAAACATTCCGGAAACCCTCTGATTCCAGGTTCGCCCGATACAGGGAACCTCGGCTTCCGTGATCCCAAGGTATGGCGTCATGAAGGTCTGTGGTATATGGTGCTGGGTTCCGGGAAAGAAGGCAAAGGTAAGGCGTTGCTCTACCAATCGGAGGATTTGGAGCGATGGGAATACATGGGGACGGCTGCGGAGAGCGACGGCACTCAAGGGGACATGTGGGAATGCCCCGATTTGTTCCCGCTAGGAGATAAGCATGTGCTTGTACTATCACCGATGAATATGCAGGATGCCAAAAATTTATATATGATCGGCGAAATGGATTACGCCAGCGGCAAGTTTATACCGGAGGCTCAAGCGAAGCTTGATCATGGTCCTGATTTTTATGCTGCACAGACTTTGTTGGACGACAAGGGCAGAAGAATTATGATCGCTTGGATGGATCACTGGGGTTCGGAGATGGCCCGTGAGGATCGCGGGTGGTATGGGGCAATGACATTGCCGCGAGAGTTGGTGTTGCTGCCGGAAGGCAAGCTGGTTTCACGGCCAGTTCCCGAGCTGGAACTCCTGCGGGAGGATGGAATAATAGCTTCCGGGGTGACCCTCTCTAACGGGAATGATGTGGAGTGGAGCGTTAGGGACGGACAGGGTTTTGAATGGATTGCTGAGTTTGCTCTGGACGGCACACAAGCTGAGCGTCTTGAGATTACTTTGCTTGCAGTAGAGGGGAGCGGAGAATCGACGGTAATCCGCTATTTGCTCCGGGAAAACAAGCTGATCCTGGATTGCAGCGCTTCCGGCCATGGCGATGCATCGATAAGTGAAGTTTCAGTAAGTACGGAAACATCAGATACTAACGGAGCCACGCTTAAACTGCAGGTATTTGTCGACCGTTCCTCGATTGAGGTGTTTGTAAATGATGGCCGCTATGTGCTGACAGGCCGGGTGTATCCGTCTGCTCTAACCGGCGGAATAACAATGAAGGCGAAGGGTGGAAATATAACGCTGCAGTCGCTGAATATGTGGAATCTCAAATCTATCTGGAGCTAG